The nucleotide sequence AAAACATAAAAGGCCACCTATTGAGATGACCTTTTAAAATTTATTTTTTTACAGCAAGAGTTGTATCTCTTATTGCTTTTTGTCTTAAGAAATCTGCATAATTTTCAAAGAAATAATGATAGTTCGTTTCATCATTTAATATGAAATATAGATAATTCGTTTCAATTGGACTTATCGAAGCTTTAAGTGATTCCCTTCCTGGTGATGCAATAGGCCCTATAGGAAGCGATGAATACTTGTATGTATTATACTTCGAATCAACTTCCAAATCAGAATTATATAATACCTCCTTATGTTTTCCTAAAGCATATATAACCGTTGCACAAGACTGAAGGGGCATTTCAATTCTTAATCTGTTATAAAATACAGATGCAGCTTTTACTCGTTCTTCATCATGTATAATTTCTCTCTCGACAATAGATGCCATCGTTACAATATCATCTATCTTATCTTCAGGAATAGAAACTTTTAATTCAGTTTCTAATTCCTTTAAAACTGTTTCAAATTTATCAAGCATAATTTTTATTACAGTATTCGGTGTTGAATCTTTATCAAAATGATAAGTATCTGGAAATAAAAATCCTTCCAACATATATCTTCTCTCATCGACATTTTTAACGTATTTTGGTAATGGATAATATTTAACTTCATTTAAAAAATCTTGTTTTGTAAAACCTAATCCTGACTTCTCAAATAACTCTCCCATTGCTTCCACAGAATATCCTTCAGGTACAGTAACCTTAATAAATTCAGGCATTCTTCCTTTATTTAAAAATGCCATAACTGTACCTAAAGAAACATCGTCACCAAAAGAGTATTGTCCCGGTTTTATATTTGTATCATAATTAAATATTTTAACTGAAAGTTTTACAAATAAAGAGTTTCGAAGTTTACCTTGATTTTCCAACTTATTTATTACATTGTTTAAGGTATCACCCTCTTTAACATCAATTTCTACATTAGATGAGAATGGTCTATTATTTATTGATTGAAAGTTATAAACGAAATAAGCAACAAAACATAATAACAATGAAAAAATTAAAATCAAAATTTTAGATAGCCAAGATATTCTCATTAAATCCTCCTATACATTGCAACATTTATAATTCGTGAAAATTAAAATCATATATTAACCATATCATTTATGTAAAAAATAAAATAAAAAGCCAAAGTGTAAAAAGTTAATACACCATGGCAAAGGTTAATTAAACAAAACTTTGTATGCCAAAAGCTTCATTTAATATCTTCATTATGTCATCAACAATTATACCAACTTTTTGTTCGTATTGAACATACTCAGCAACTACAGGATTAGCCATAACTTTTTGAGATACTATTTTAAATTTTTCTTCAGTTTCTTTCTCTAATTTGCCTTCTGAACGTTGCTCATTAAATACTAAAAATTGAACATCCCTTAATTCTTTCAACAAAGATGTTAAACTTTCATCTGCTTTAATCTTTTCACTTATCTCTTTTAATTTTTTAACTTCTTCCATTTGTTTTATAGAATTTGCCAATTCGTGAGCTTTATCATGAATATTAATCATGAAGTTTTCCCTCCTAATAAATCTAATATTTAAAAATTTATATAAATTATATTTCCATTATAATTGGTAAAATCATAGGGCGTCGTTTAGTTTTTTCATATAAAAAGCTTCTGAGTGTATCTTTAATATTTGATTTTAAAGTTGACCAATCCATTATTCCTTCTTCCTCACATTCACGAAGAACTTCTCTAACCAACTCTCTAACATTATCAATTAATTTTTCAGATTCACGCACGTAAACAAACCCTCTTGATATTATATCTGGACCTGCAATTATTGTTCCACTCTGACTATCTATAGTAACAACAACTGTAAGAACACCATCTTGCGACAAATGCTTTCTATCCTTAAGTACAATGTTTCCTACATCTCCAACTCCAAGACCATCAACAAATATTTGACCTGATGGTACAGTCCCTATTTTGCTTATGGAATTTCTCTTTACTTCGGCAATTTCTCCACATTCCATTATTAACATATTTTTTCTGCTAATACCAAGACTTTCTGCCAACTCAACATGATGATTTAGGTGCCTAAACTCCCCGTGAATTGGTATAAAGAATTTCGGTTTTGCAAGAGCAAGCATTAATTTAAGCTCCTCTTGGCATGCATGCCCCGATACATGAACTTTAGCTTTAGATTCATATATAACATCAGCACCACTCTTAAATAATTTATTTACAACCTTAGAAACAAGCTTTTCATTTCCTGGTATAGGAGTAGCTGAAAATATAACGGTATCTCCTGGAATAATCGATACCTTCTTGTGATCACCTGATGCCATTCTTGCAAGAGCAGACATAGGTTCTCCCTGAGTTCCAGTAGTTATAATAACAATCTTATCTGGAGCCCACCTATTAATCTCATCTATTCCTATTAATACATCATCATCGAACTGTATATATCCAAGTTCTTTTGCAACACCTGTTATGTTTTCCATACTTCTACCAGATATTGCAACTTTTTTCCCATACATTGCAGCTGCATTAATTATCTGTTGAATTCTATGGACATTCGACGCAAATGTAGCAACTATGATTCTAGATTTAGCTTTTCCAAATATATCTTCAAAAGTTCTACCGATCTCTTTTTCCGAAATTGTAAAACCTGGCTTTTCAACATTCGTACTCTCACCAAGCATACAAATTATTCCTTTTCTTCCAAGCTCCGCAATTCTTCCTAGATCGGCAATTTCTCCATCTATAGGAGTAAAATCAACCTTAAAATCTCCAGTATGATAAACTATTCCAATTGGTGTATGTATCGCAATCGAAACCGCATCTGGAATGCTATGATTATTTTTTATAAACTCCATGCTGATATTATCAAATTTAATAACATCCTTAGGACGCACAACATTCAATTTAGCGTAATCAATGTAATGTTCCTTAAGCTTCACAGATAGTATTCCCAATGTTAACCTCGTTCCATACACGGGAACATTAATTTGTTTTAATATGTACGGCACAGCTCCTAAATGATCTTCATGCCCGTGAGTTAAAAATATTCCTTTAACTCTGTCCTTATTTTTTATCAAATAACTTATATCTGGAATAACCAAATCAATTCCATACATATCATCATCAGGGAATTTTAATCCACAATCTATAACAAAAATATCATTTTTATATTCTATTGCTGTTATGTTTTTCCCAACTTCATTAAGCCCACCAAGCGGTATAATTTTTATCGAATTCTGAACTTTTTTCGAATCTCTATTAAAATTCTTTTCTTTCCTTTGTTGATTAAATTCTTTTTTAAAAGTGCCTTCCTTTTTAGGTGCTTCATCCTTTTTAGAATAATTATCTCTAGTTTTATAATTATTCTGAGAATCAACAACGTTACGTTTTGATTCTGTTTTTAAATCCATTATAAATCCTCCTATTCATTTTTACATTCACTACAAATGCCTAGAATCTTTAAATTATGGTCAATAATTTCAAATTTGTATTTATCTTCAACTCTCTTTTCTAAATTTTCTAACAAATCTTCTTTAACTTCCATAATTTTATTACATTTAACACAAATCAAATGGTGATGCGTATGTTCCTCATCAAAAGAAGACAATTCATATCTAATTACTCTACCATCAAATACTAACTTACTAAGAACTCCTAATTCTTCAAATAATACAATCGTTCTATAAACGGTAGCAATCCCTATAGTCTTATTCTTTTCGTTTACATAATTATAAATCTCATCAATTGTCAAATGCTTATTCCTATTTTCGATTATTACGTTCAATATACATTCTCTCTGAGCCGTTAATTTATATCCTTTTGACTTTAGGTATATTTTTATATCTTCCAAATCATTTAATCCTCTATGCATTAAAACTACTCCTTAGATATAAAATCCAAATTTATATCACTTATTTAAGATGTTCAAATAATCCTGCAAAATTATTTGAGCTGCTATCTTATCAACTATATTCTTTCTCTTTTTTCTAGACATATCTGCTTCTAACATAAAATTATTTGCTAAAACCGTAGTCAACCTTTCATCCATAAACTCAATCTCAATACCTTCATCCAAAATATTTTTTAGATCCTCACAAAACCTAATAACCTTCTCTCCTTGGAATCCAATACTGCCATTCATATTCTTAGGTAATCCCACGATAACTTTACCAATTTTATTATCTCTAATAATACCATTGATGTGAGAAATATCTTTTTCATACTCACTTCGCCTATATGTACCAATCCCTTGAGCTATTATTCCCGAACTAATAGCAATCCCAATATTCTTATCACCAATATCTAATCCCATGTAATTCATCTAACTAACCTCTGTACAACTAATAAAAAATCCAAGTAAGCTAAACGCAAACTTGGATAAAATTAATTACTTTTTTAAGTAAGCTTTTAATACTTCTTCTAATATCTCATCACGCTCAAGTTTACTTATCAATGCCCTGGCACCGTTATAATTTGTAATATAAGTTGGATCACCAGATATAAGATATCCTACTAATTGATTGATAGGCTTATATCCTTTCTGCTCCAAAGAATTATAAACCTCTTCTAGTATTTCTTTGGTATTTAATTGATCTACAGATTCAAATTTACTCTCGATCAAATCACGATCATACTTCATAAACATCGTAAAATCTTTTTTCATAAATCCATACGCACCTCCTCTTTTGGAGTCGTCTTGAAATAATTATATAACAATAATTATCATTTGGCAATTAAATAATTTCATATAATTGATTAAAAGCATTTTTAAGCTTTTCGATATCAGTTGCAGATCCTTGTGCCATTTCTTTTCTTCCGCCTCCACTTCCACCGGCTAATTTCAAAGTTTCTTTTAGTAACTTTCCACAATCAACTCCAAGCTCAATCGCTTTTTTATTTGCCATACAAACAACACTTGCTTTCCCATTTATCACAGTCGCAAGCATAAAAACTCCACACTCTACTTTATCTCTTATATTAGCACAAGCATCTCTAAGCCCATTGACATCTACATCATTAAAAATATTAACGACTACCTTTATACCATTTTTCTCTTTGCAATTTTCAACAATATTATCCATTTCCTTCAATTTCGCATTTGATATTACTGAAACTAAATTTAGTATTTCACTATTTTTATTTTTTATATCTGATACTAAACTTTTAACTTTATTTACAATTTCACCAATCGATGAAACTTTAACCTCTGACGAAATTTGATTTAAAATATTTCTATTAGATTTCACAATATCAAACACATTACTCCCTGTAGTTGCCTCTATTCTTCTTACTCCTGACGATACAGAACTCTCACTAGTTATAATAAAACTTCCAATAAATCCCGTATTAGTAACGTGCGTTCCACCACATAACTCCATACTAAAATCATCCACACTAAGAACTCTAACTTCATCTTCATATTTTTCATCAAACAAACAAGTCGCACCTTTTTCTTTCGCTGATATTATATCCATAAGTTCAGTTTTTACATTAATTTGTTTGTAGATATACTCATTAACCATATCTTCAACTCTTTTTATTTCATCATGCGTCAAAGCTTTAAAATGCGTAAAATCAAATCTAAGCTTTTTATCGTCTAAATAAGAACCAGATTGTTTAACATGGTTACCCAAAACACTTCTAAGTGCACTTTGAAGCAAATGAGTAGCTGTATGATTTCTACAAATAGATTTACGTCTAGGTTCATCAACAATAAGCAAGATTTCATCATTTTTCTTTATAGTTCCCTCTAGAACTTCCACAACATGATATATCTGCCCTTGCATATTTTTCTGCGTTGAAATAACTTTTGCGGTTCCATTTTGAGATTTTATTATTCCTATATCTCCAATTTGACCTCCCATTTCAGGGTAGAAAGGAGTTCTTTCAGAAATTAAAAACCCTTTAGTTTTATACATAATTTCATCACTAAAACTATTATCAACTATAATATCCATGATTTTGGATTTAATTTCTAAACGTTCATACCCAACAAACTCTGTTTCATAATTTTCAGTTGAATTTAAAACACCGAGGTCATTCCCTAAATAATTGTCAGTCTTTCTAGAATCTCGTGCTTTCTTCTGTTGACTTTTCATCTCAGCTTCAAATCCATCAATATCAACTGTTATATTCCTCTCTTTTAATATCTCTTCAGTTAATTCAATAGGGAATCCATATGTATCATACAATTTGAACGCTTTACTTCCTGAGAGGACATTTTCGTTTTTATTTTCCAACTCTTTCACATAATTGTTTAAAAGAATATCCATCCCATTGTTTAAAGTTTTGCTGAAATTATCTTCCTCAACATCAACAATGTTACTTATATATTCTTTTCTTTCAATCAATTCTGGATAACTATTTTTATACTCATCAATAACTTTAGAAACTATATCATTCAAAAACTTTTTATTGATACCTATAAGTTTTGCATGTCTAATACTTCTTCTCATCAATCGACGCAAAACATATCCACGCCCTTCATTACTAGGTATCACACCATCACAAATGAGAAAAGCTATACTACGAGAATGATCTGCAATTACTTTTGAAGAATAATCTAATTGATCTTCCTTACATGATGGATTAGCTATACTCTTAACTTTATCAACTAAACATTTTAAAAGGTCTGTTTCAAAAACATTTTTAACTCCTTGAGTTACGATAGCTAATCTTTCAAGTCCCATACCTGTATCAATATTTTTGTATTTTAAAGTTTCATACACTCCATTTTCATTTTTGTTAAATTGCGTGAACACAAGATTCCATATTTCAAAAAGTTCTCCTCTATCTTGAAATTCTAAAAATTTTTCCTTAGAATCTATTTTCTCATCTAAAAAAGAATAGAATATTTCTGAGCAAGGCCCACAAGGTCCAACACCAATTTCCCAAAAATTATCTCCTTTACCAATTTTAAAAATTCTATCCTCTTCAATTCCAATTTCTTTTTTCCAAATATCAAAAGCCTCATCATCTTCATTATAAACACTTATGTACAATCTATCTGTTGGTATCTCAATAACCTTAGTCAAAAATTCCCAAGCATAAGCTATAGCATCTTTTTTAAAATAATCACCGAACGAAAAATTTCCAAACATCTCAAAAAAAGTACAATGTCTTGCAGTCTTTCCAACACTATCAATATCTCCCGTTCTTATACATTTTTGACATGTTGTAACTCGATTAGATGGAGGAGTTGCAGCACGAGTAAAAAACTTTTTCAGAGGTGCCATACCTGCATTAATAAGCAATAAACTATCATCATCTTTAGGCACTAAAGGAAAGCTACTCATTACATAGTGTGATTTGTTTTTAAAAAACTCAATAAATAAATTTCTCAAATCATCATAAGTATATTTTTTCATAACACATATCACTCCATTTTAATTAAAATCCGCTGAATCATATTTATTTTAAAAATATTTTACTATAATTCCTCCACCCAAAACTATATCGCCT is from Candidatus Arthromitus sp. SFB-rat-Yit and encodes:
- a CDS encoding IreB family regulatory phosphoprotein, with the translated sequence MKYDRDLIESKFESVDQLNTKEILEEVYNSLEQKGYKPINQLVGYLISGDPTYITNYNGARALISKLERDEILEEVLKAYLKK
- the ruvX gene encoding Holliday junction resolvase RuvX yields the protein MNYMGLDIGDKNIGIAISSGIIAQGIGTYRRSEYEKDISHINGIIRDNKIGKVIVGLPKNMNGSIGFQGEKVIRFCEDLKNILDEGIEIEFMDERLTTVLANNFMLEADMSRKKRKNIVDKIAAQIILQDYLNILNK
- the mltG gene encoding endolytic transglycosylase MltG, which produces MRISWLSKILILIFSLLLCFVAYFVYNFQSINNRPFSSNVEIDVKEGDTLNNVINKLENQGKLRNSLFVKLSVKIFNYDTNIKPGQYSFGDDVSLGTVMAFLNKGRMPEFIKVTVPEGYSVEAMGELFEKSGLGFTKQDFLNEVKYYPLPKYVKNVDERRYMLEGFLFPDTYHFDKDSTPNTVIKIMLDKFETVLKELETELKVSIPEDKIDDIVTMASIVEREIIHDEERVKAASVFYNRLRIEMPLQSCATVIYALGKHKEVLYNSDLEVDSKYNTYKYSSLPIGPIASPGRESLKASISPIETNYLYFILNDETNYHYFFENYADFLRQKAIRDTTLAVKK
- a CDS encoding ribonuclease J — encoded protein: MDLKTESKRNVVDSQNNYKTRDNYSKKDEAPKKEGTFKKEFNQQRKEKNFNRDSKKVQNSIKIIPLGGLNEVGKNITAIEYKNDIFVIDCGLKFPDDDMYGIDLVIPDISYLIKNKDRVKGIFLTHGHEDHLGAVPYILKQINVPVYGTRLTLGILSVKLKEHYIDYAKLNVVRPKDVIKFDNISMEFIKNNHSIPDAVSIAIHTPIGIVYHTGDFKVDFTPIDGEIADLGRIAELGRKGIICMLGESTNVEKPGFTISEKEIGRTFEDIFGKAKSRIIVATFASNVHRIQQIINAAAMYGKKVAISGRSMENITGVAKELGYIQFDDDVLIGIDEINRWAPDKIVIITTGTQGEPMSALARMASGDHKKVSIIPGDTVIFSATPIPGNEKLVSKVVNKLFKSGADVIYESKAKVHVSGHACQEELKLMLALAKPKFFIPIHGEFRHLNHHVELAESLGISRKNMLIMECGEIAEVKRNSISKIGTVPSGQIFVDGLGVGDVGNIVLKDRKHLSQDGVLTVVVTIDSQSGTIIAGPDIISRGFVYVRESEKLIDNVRELVREVLRECEEEGIMDWSTLKSNIKDTLRSFLYEKTKRRPMILPIIMEI
- the alaS gene encoding alanine--tRNA ligase, translated to MKKYTYDDLRNLFIEFFKNKSHYVMSSFPLVPKDDDSLLLINAGMAPLKKFFTRAATPPSNRVTTCQKCIRTGDIDSVGKTARHCTFFEMFGNFSFGDYFKKDAIAYAWEFLTKVIEIPTDRLYISVYNEDDEAFDIWKKEIGIEEDRIFKIGKGDNFWEIGVGPCGPCSEIFYSFLDEKIDSKEKFLEFQDRGELFEIWNLVFTQFNKNENGVYETLKYKNIDTGMGLERLAIVTQGVKNVFETDLLKCLVDKVKSIANPSCKEDQLDYSSKVIADHSRSIAFLICDGVIPSNEGRGYVLRRLMRRSIRHAKLIGINKKFLNDIVSKVIDEYKNSYPELIERKEYISNIVDVEEDNFSKTLNNGMDILLNNYVKELENKNENVLSGSKAFKLYDTYGFPIELTEEILKERNITVDIDGFEAEMKSQQKKARDSRKTDNYLGNDLGVLNSTENYETEFVGYERLEIKSKIMDIIVDNSFSDEIMYKTKGFLISERTPFYPEMGGQIGDIGIIKSQNGTAKVISTQKNMQGQIYHVVEVLEGTIKKNDEILLIVDEPRRKSICRNHTATHLLQSALRSVLGNHVKQSGSYLDDKKLRFDFTHFKALTHDEIKRVEDMVNEYIYKQINVKTELMDIISAKEKGATCLFDEKYEDEVRVLSVDDFSMELCGGTHVTNTGFIGSFIITSESSVSSGVRRIEATTGSNVFDIVKSNRNILNQISSEVKVSSIGEIVNKVKSLVSDIKNKNSEILNLVSVISNAKLKEMDNIVENCKEKNGIKVVVNIFNDVDVNGLRDACANIRDKVECGVFMLATVINGKASVVCMANKKAIELGVDCGKLLKETLKLAGGSGGGRKEMAQGSATDIEKLKNAFNQLYEII
- a CDS encoding Fur family transcriptional regulator yields the protein MHRGLNDLEDIKIYLKSKGYKLTAQRECILNVIIENRNKHLTIDEIYNYVNEKNKTIGIATVYRTIVLFEELGVLSKLVFDGRVIRYELSSFDEEHTHHHLICVKCNKIMEVKEDLLENLEKRVEDKYKFEIIDHNLKILGICSECKNE
- a CDS encoding YlbF family regulator, producing the protein MINIHDKAHELANSIKQMEEVKKLKEISEKIKADESLTSLLKELRDVQFLVFNEQRSEGKLEKETEEKFKIVSQKVMANPVVAEYVQYEQKVGIIVDDIMKILNEAFGIQSFV